The proteins below are encoded in one region of Podarcis raffonei isolate rPodRaf1 chromosome 8, rPodRaf1.pri, whole genome shotgun sequence:
- the LRFN1 gene encoding leucine-rich repeat and fibronectin type III domain-containing protein 1, with protein MEKFFLPLLMLGTMAKAQHCPGRCICQNISPTLTMLCAKTGLLFVPPTIDRRTVELRLTDNFITVIRRKDFSNMTSLVHLTLSRNTISQILPYAFSDLRALRALHMNSNRLAALKNEHFRGLGNLRHLILGNNQISHIEPSAFDEFLSTVEDLDLSYNNLETLPWEAIGQMVTLNTLTLDHNLIDHIAEGTFSQLQKLVRLDMTSNRLQKLPPDNLFLRAQVLANVRGTHPSTLTISFGGNPLHCNCELLWLRRLTREDDLETCASPEHLMDKYFWSIPEEEFICEPPLITRQYSSKAFIMEGQGVSLKCKAVGDPEPSIHWITPDGKLIHNTTRTTVFENGTLEVLITTLKDNGVFTCIASNAAGEATAPVEICIVPLPLLVNNTGHMKEPDPGSSDITTSAKSGANDTKNHLDKRIVAADLTSTSVVIHWPSERHIPGIRMYQIQYNSSLDDSLVYRMIPSSSKTFLVNDLAAGRDYDLCVLAVYDDGVTSLTATRVVGCVQFTTEGEATQCHSLHTQFLGGTMIIIIGGIIVASVLVFIIILMIRYKVYSGQEEHKKAKVSNVYSQTNGNQPHAHALPCSASKDKYETLQEVASKEPPPRGDAAGEAPSRQDVALTELDSRGGSKMATSLQTVAILSSDEGQAEGALRGSTVSLCLVKDAGSGPPLRAKMGGGGGGLVGFPARELSRTHHHRHSFDGDYSLFQSHSYPRRARTKRHMSTSQLNSDEDPLSHRRVTFSSTEWMLESTV; from the exons ATGGAAAAGTTTTTCCTGCCTCTTCTGATGCTTGGCACCATGGCGAAAGCTCAGCACTGCCCCGGCCGATGCATTTGCCAGAACATCTCCCCGACGCTGACCATGCTGTGCGCCAAGACGGGCCTCCTCTTTGTCCCACCCACCATCGACCGGCGGACGGTGGAGCTGCGCCTGACGGACAACTTCATCACCGTCATCCGCCGCAAGGACTTCTCCAACATGACCAGCCTGGTGCACCTCACTCTCTCGCGCAACACCATCAGCCAGATCCTGCCCTACGCCTTCTCTGACCTGCGTGCCTTAAGGGCCTTGCACATGAACAGCAACCGCCTGGCCGCCCTGAAGAACGAACACTTCCGCGGGCTGGGCAACCTGCGCCACCTCATCCTGGGCAACAACCAGATCAGCCACATTGAGCCTTCTGCCTTTGATGAGTTCCTCTCCACCGTGGAGGACCTGGACCTCTCCTACAACAACCTGGAGACGCTGCCCTGGGAGGCCATCGGGCAGATGGTGACCCTCAACACCTTGACGTTGGACCACAACCTCATCGACCACATCGCCGAGGGAACCTTCTCCCAGCTGCAGAAGCTGGTCCGGTTGGACATGACCTCCAACCGGCTGCAGAAGCTGCCCCCGGACAACCTCTTCTTGAGAGCCCAAGTGTTGGCCAACGTGCGTGGGACCCACCCGTCCACCTTGACCATCAGCTTTGGAGGCAACCCACTCCATTGCAACTGCGAGCTCCTCTGGCTCCGTAGGTTGACCCGAGAGGATGACCTGGAGACTTGCGCTTCGCCGGAACACTTGATGGACAAGTATTTCTGGTCCATCCCCGAGGAGGAATTCATCTGTGAGCCCCCGCTCATCACCCGCCAATACTCCTCCAAAGCGTTCATCATGGAAGGGCAAGGCGTCAGCCTCAAGTGCAAGGCGGTGGGAGACCCCGAGCCCTCCATCCACTGGATCACCCCCGACGGCAAGCTGATCCACAACACCACCCGCACGACGGTCTTCGAGAACGGGACCCTGGAAGTTCTCATCACCACCTTGAAGGACAACGGGGTCTTCACCTGCATCGCCTCCAACGCTGCTGGCGAGGCCACGGCTCCCGTCGAGATCTGCATTGTCCCGCTCCCCTTGCTGGTCAACAACACGGGTCACATGAAGGAGCCCGATCCCGGCTCATCGGACATCACCACCTCTGCCAAATCGGGGGCCAACGACACCAAGAACCACCTGGACAAGAGGATCGTGGCGGCTGACCTCACGTCCACCTCAGTGGTCATCCACTGGCCATCTGAACGGCACATCCCTGGCATCCGTATGTACCAGATCCAGTACAACAGCTCCCTGGATGACTCTCTGGTTTACAG GATGATCCCCTCGTCCAGCAAGACCTTCCTGGTGAATGACTTGGCGGCCGGCCGGGACTACGACCTATGCGTCCTTGCCGTCTACGACGACGGGGTGACATCCCTGACGGCCACCCGGGTTGTGGGCTGCGTCCAGTTCACCACGGAGGGCGAGGCCACCCAGTGCCACTCGCTTCACACCCAGTTCCTGGGGGGCACCATGATCATCATCATCGGGGGCATCATCGTGGCCTCCGTCCTGgtcttcatcatcatcctcatgatCCGGTACAAAGTCTACAGCGGGCAGGAGGAGCACAAGAAAGCCAAAGTCAGCAACGTCTACTCGCAGACCAACGGGAACCAGCCTCACGCCCACGCCCTTCCCTGCTCGGCCTCCAAGGACAAATACGAGACTCTCCAAGAAGTGGCTTCCAAGGAACCTCCTCCGAGGGGAGACGCTGCAGGAGAGGCGCCCAGCCGCCAAGACGTTGCCTTGACGGAGCTGGACAGCCGAGGAGGCTCCAAGATGGCCACCAGCCTCCAGACGGTGGCCATCTTGTCTTCTGACGAAGGGCAGGCAGAAGGTGCCCTGAGGGGCTCGACGGTTTCCTTGTGCTTGGTCAAGGATGCCGGGTCGGGGCCGCCGTTGCGGGCCAAGATGGGCGGCGGTGGTGGCGGTTTGGTGGGGTTCCCCGCGCGCGAGTTGTCCAGGACTCACCATCACCGCCACTCCTTCGACGGGGACTACTCGCTGTTCCAGAGTCACAGCTACCCGCGTCGGGCACGGACAAAGCGACACATGTCCACCTCGCAGTTGAACTCTGACGAGGACCCCCTGAGCCACAGGAGGGTCACTTTTAGCAGCACAGAATGGATGCTCGAAAGCACAGTCTGA